One window from the genome of Danaus plexippus chromosome 24, MEX_DaPlex, whole genome shotgun sequence encodes:
- the LOC116775834 gene encoding tubulin beta chain translates to MREIVHIQAGQCGNQIGAKFWEVISDEHGIDPTGTYHGDSDLQLERINVYYNEATGGKYVPRAILVDLEPGTMDSVRSGPFGQIFRPDNFVFGQSGAGNNWAKGHYTEGAELVDSVLDVVRKEAEGCDCLQGFQLTHSLGGGTGAGLGTLLISKIREEYPDRIMNTFSVVPSPKVSDTVVEPYNATLSVHQLVENTDESYCIDNEALYDICFRTLKLTTPTYGDLNHLVSATMSGVTTCLRFPGQLNADLRKLAVNMVPFPRLHFFIPGFAPLTSRGSQQYRALTVPELTQQMFDAKNMMAACDPRHGRYLTVAAVFRGRMSMKEVDEQMMNIQNKNSSYFVEWIPNNVKTAVCDIPPRGLKMSATFIGNSTAIQELFKRISEQFTAMFRRKAFLHWYTGEGMDEMEFTEAESNMNDLVSEYQQYQDATAEEEGEFDEEEEGGDEGD, encoded by the exons ATGAGGGAAATCGTGCATATACAAGCAGGCCAGTGTGGGAATCAAATTGGAGCTAAG TTCTGGGAAGTTATATCAGACGAACATGGCATCGATCCAACTGGCACATACCACGGTGACTCCGACCTTCAATTGGAGCGTATAAATGTATACTACAACGAAGCAACTGGAGGCAAATATGTACCGAGAGCCATTTTGGTTGATCTCGAGCCGGGCACTATGGATTCTGTTCGTTCAGGACCTTTTGGCCAAATTTTCCGTCCCGATAATTTTGTCTTTGGACAATCAGGTGCGGGTAATAATTGGGCAAAAGGTCATTACACTGAAGGAGCAGAACTAGTGGATTCTGTTCTTGATGTGGTTAGGAAAGAAGCAGAGGGTTGTGATTGTCTTCAGGGTTTCCAATTGACGCATTCTCTTGGAGGTGGTACCGGTGCTGGGTTAGGAACGTTgcttatatcaaaaataaggGAAGAATACCCTGATCGTATCATGAATACATTTAGCGTCGTTCCTTCTCCCAAGGTATCTGATACGGTTGTAGAACCATACAATGCCACGTTATCTGTTCACCAGCTTGTTGAAAATACTGATGAATCGTATTGTATCGATAATGAGGCTTTGTACGATATTTGTTTCCGCACACTTAAGCTGACTACACCGACCTACGGAGATCTAAACCACCTTGTATCAGCAACTATGTCGGGAGTTACTACCTGTCTAAGGTTCCCTGGTCAGTTAAATGCTGACTTGAGAAAGTTGGCGGTGAATATGGTACCGTTTCCTCGTCTTCACTTCTTTATTCCTGGATTCGCACCACTAACTTCTCGCGGCAGCCAGCAATACCGAGCCCTGACTGTTCCAGAACTGACCCAACAAATGTTTGATGCGAAAAATATGATGGCTGCTTGCGATCCACGTCACGGTCGCTATTTAACAGTAGCTGCAGTTTTCCGAGGCCGAATGTCTATGAAAGAAGTTGACGAACAAATGATGAACATACAGAACAAGAATTCCTCGTATTTTGTTGAATGGATACCCAACAATGTTAAGACAGCCGTATGCGATATTCCGCCACGAGGTCTGAAGATGTCTGCCACGTTCATAGGAAATTCTACCGCGATTCAGGAGCTGTTTAAACGAATTTCTGAACAATTTACAGCCATGTTCAGACGCAAGGCATTCTTGCATTGGTATACCGGCGAGGGAATGGATGAAATGGAATTTACAGAGGCTGAGAGTAACATGAACGATTTGGTATCGGAATACCAACAATATCAGGATGCTACCGCTGAAGAAGAGGGAGAATTTGATGAGGAAGAAGAGGGTGGTGATGAAGGAGACTAg